A genomic window from Prunus persica cultivar Lovell chromosome G2, Prunus_persica_NCBIv2, whole genome shotgun sequence includes:
- the LOC109947681 gene encoding LOW QUALITY PROTEIN: putative disease resistance protein RGA3 (The sequence of the model RefSeq protein was modified relative to this genomic sequence to represent the inferred CDS: substituted 1 base at 1 genomic stop codon), giving the protein MAEGVLFNFAEGIIDRLTSRAFQEMGLIWGVKDELLKLQETVAQIQAVLLDAEQKQATHAVKLWLQSLEDVVDEADDVLDEFYAEAQWRQMMPGNNHVLKQVCIFFSSSNQLAFRLKMGHKIKSIKERLNVIASRRNFHLEVSREDTRFRRVTHSFAPTETIIGRNEDKNAIKQLLFDTISEENVSIISIVGFGGLGKTALAQLVFNDLEVQTYFELKMWICVSNVFELYILVKQIIQSATNNIAKSLEIDLLQKELRKIIDGKRYLLVLDDVWNDNREKWFGLQNLLMGGGKGSKILITTRSEKVAKITDTSKPYNLRGLSEEQSWFLFKKMAFQDGKEPTSSTIKALGEEIARKCKGVPLAIRTIGRMLYTRDPETEWSAFKNNKLSTIRQEENDIFPTLQLSYDVLPSHLKHCFAYCSLFPPDYKIPVEKLIRLWVAQGFVKSSNPNECLEDVGYEYYNELVWRSFFQEEEKDEFGIIRSCKMHDLMNELAVKVAGEGSRIIDRNKTDFDAKRLLHVSFDFDVDFSESESESDSESESKIPTSLLESNKLRTFLLLRQDQWRNKFMKSIHRPLHKSFCATIALNLKSLRILSLNGLRIPKLPKCLRKMKHLRYLDLSVNAIVRLPNWIVKFQNLETLNLSRCESLVELPXDINKLINLRHLILRQCYQLAWIPRGLGELICLRTLSRFVLSIDNSMLRDRAGLNELGRLKDLRGKLNSRNLRHKKDMMSELNYDDAILKEKRHLYSLTLHWMHIERENSDAVEEESDVIIKSMEALQPHSSLKDLTLEFYMGARFASWFHSLTNIVNLRISDCTKLASLPEGMGNFKSLQLLGIWACPNLASLPEGLLCLASLKKLIIENCPILKQKYQKETGEDWSKIAHIPEISIYDSEDYSF; this is encoded by the exons ATGGCAGAAGGAGTCCTCTTCAACTTTGCAGAAGGGATCATTGACAGGTTGACCTCCCGTGCATTCCAAGAGATGGGATTGATTTGGGGTGTCAAAGATGAGCTCCTGAAGCTTCAGGAGACAGTTGCCCAAATCCAAGCTGTTCTTCTTGATGCAGAGCAAAAGCAAGCGACTCATGCAGTCAAATTGTGGCTTCAAAGCCTAGAAGATGTTGTTGATGAAGCTGATGACGTGCTAGATGAATTTTATGCTGAAGCACAGTGGAGACAAATGATGCCTGGAAATAATCACGTGTTAAAGCAGGTATGCATCTTCTTCTCTAGCTCAAACCAGCTTGCTTTTCGGCTAAAGATGGGTCATAAGATTAAAAGTATTAAGGAGAGACTTAATGTGATTGCATCTCGTAGAAACTTTCACTTAGAAGTGAGTCGTGAAGATACACGATTTAGAAGGGTAACTCACTCTTTTGCCCCTACGGAAACTATTATAGGGAGAAATGAAGATAAAAATGCAATTAAACAACTCTTGTTTGATACCATCTCTGAAGAGAATGTATCAATCATTTCCATAGTCGGATTTGGAGGATTGGGAAAAACTGCACTTGCCCAACTCGTATTCAACGATCTAGAGGTCCAAACTTATTTTGAGCTGAAAATGTGGATATGTGTGTCAAATGTATTTGAGCTGTATATACTTGTTAAGCAAATCATTCAATCTGCAACTAATAACATAGCCAAAAGCCTTGAGATTGATCTGTTGCAAAAAGAACTGAGGAAAATAATAGATGGGAAGAGATACCTCCTTGTGTTGGACGATGTATGGAATGATAATCGTGAAAAATGGTTTGGCTTGCAAAACTTGTTGATGGGTGGTGGAAAAGGTAGTAAAATACTAATAACTACTCGTAGTGAAAAAGTTGCAAAAATAACAGACACATCTAAACCATATAACTTAAGGGGTTTAAGTGAAGAGCAGTCTTGgtttttgtttaagaaaaTGGCATTCCAAGATGGAAAAGAGCCAACGAGTTCAACCATTAAGGCCCTTGGGGAGGAGATTGCTAGAAAATGTAAGGGGGTTCCGCTTGCTATAAGGACCATAGGACGGATGTTGTACACTAGAGATCCAGAAACTGAGTGGTCGGCTTTCAAGAATAACAAGCTTTCAACAATAAggcaagaagaaaatgatatttttccAACACTTCAGCTGAGTTATGATGTTCTCCCATCACATTTGAAACATTGTTTTGCTTATTGTAGTTTGTTCCCGCCTGATTATAAGATTCCCGTAGAGAAATTAATTAGGTTGTGGGTGGCACAAGGGTTCGTTAAGTCTTCAAATCCTAATGAGTGCTTGGAAGATGTTGGTTATGAATATTATAACGAACTAGTTTGGAGATCTTTtttccaagaagaagaaaaagatgagtTTGGTATAATAAGAAGCTGTAAAATGCATGATCTCATGAATGAACTTGCTGTTAAAGTGGCAGGGGAGGGAAGCAGAATAATAGATCGCAATAAGACTGATTTTGATGCAAAACGTCTTCTTCATGTATCTTTCGATTTTGATGTTGATTTTTCGGAATCGGAATCGGAATCGGATTCAGAATCGGAATCGAAAATACCAACATCCTTGCTGGAATCAAATAAGCTAAGGACTTTTCTTCTCCTACGCCAAGATCAGTGGAGGAATAAATTCATGAAGTCAATCCATAGGCCATTGCATAAGTCATTTTGTGCAACAATTGCTTTAAATTTGAAGTCATTGCGTATATTGAGTTTGAATGGTTTGCGAATTCCAAAATTGCCAAAATGTCTTAGGAAAATGAAACATTTAAGATATCTTGATCTTAGTGTTAATGCCATTGTGAGACTTCCAAATTGGATagtcaaatttcaaaatttggaaACACTAAATCTGTCAAGATGTGAATCTCTTGTGGAATTGCCTTGAGATATCAATAAATTGATCAACTTGAGGCATCTCATTTTGAGACAATGTTATCAATTGGCTTGGATTCCTCGTGGATTGGGTGAATTGATTTGTCTTCGTACTTTGAGTAGATTTGTTTTGAGCATAGACAATTCCATGTTGAGGGATCGTGCAGGGCTTAATGAGTTAGGGAGGCTGAAGGATTTAAGAGGAAAGTTGAATAGCAGAAATTTGAGGCACAAGAAAGATATGATGTCAGAATTGAATTATGATGATGCAATTTTGAAGGAGAAACGACATCTCTATTCATTGACTTTACATTGGATGCACATCGAAAGAGAAAATAGTGATGCGGTTGAGGAGGAGAGTGATGTAATTATTAAGTCAATGGAAGCGCTGCAGCCCCATTCAAGTCTAAAAGATTTAACGCTGGAGTTCTATATGGGTGCGAGGTTTGCGAGTTGGTTTCATTCTCTCACAAATATTGTTAATCTCAGAATTTCGGATTGCACGAAATTGGCCTCACTACCAGAAGGGATGGGCAACTTTAAATCACTTCAGTTGCTTGGGATATGGGCTTGCCCTAATTTGGCATCACTCCCAGAAGGGCTTCTTTGCCTCGCCTCATTAAAAAAGTTGATAATTGAGAATTGCCCCATCTTAAAGCAAAAATACCAGAAAGAAACAGGCGAGGACTGGTCCAAGATTGCTCACATCCCAGAGATAAGCATTT atgATTCTGAAGACTATTCTTTTTAA